In Bombus fervidus isolate BK054 chromosome 11, iyBomFerv1, whole genome shotgun sequence, a single genomic region encodes these proteins:
- the Beta-man gene encoding beta-mannosidase, with amino-acid sequence MSDSMERDKVEMFTSKEREEEEEEMKRELIDMKMYETWYTYKDMKEILGFINESKDMANMTNDEKDTQKELIQSSSECTSEVMLKANLAQELEIQEHNDATQSIHSYKPNHTSPIHERTSSHGCSNSDLAAAIADSRNPIYRGKKFDSKDTFIRLQDNSNIRDNYSHSTSKYISLKSKNSLQDSDIINSAETKMDTNSECDQKLDRWQINPLDSCVSENDVPLQEPNRPVVEDRMPFRLCKDAQTPETLEKLLPELNFYLKQTAELWHSWHRTTDTKFQWGSPIQVGLAKDNLDKKLVKDIKTDQNQMECTNKHSNERPHKRKSTMILSSFSDITYSSSDEDQNTIKKKKIQSHEDTNRVLRSNKMVCSARCSEKNKNLNQDSDSNLLADNMETENFKAECKKESKEYLSSESIPLCPKKVPHNVRRSITKRREHVINMSSSSPLAHSSNEKQNAITLISKNKSSILTDEKILIELENDNANDNVKTMFESTETKPLPKKGFSSRINNVYVSLEKLQLKKRKRHEIEKEEAEKKEADQKKKKEEFYKKQLEGRQRREKQREEEEKHKEGKTKKWNTIVDVRSLKKTNKDEERLRGLNRQNKCTTSVEDNMLSKDDSTSVSREMEITENNLTNYVNCPICNKSFPSDKIETHAAGCEQYISDNEYENDLYIVENKSSPISINNTEILECGVCSKYKTTNGIHYEDHVNSCLQRQHEEESSNGKITTNKHEHEIIFPATVPGGIYTDLSKAHIIPNNFNENNDVTNRWVGNQSVTYTRGFYVNNSLLNAPKVVLIFHGVDTFATIFLNAQKVGETSNMFLRYTFDVTKYLEKGENLLEVSFSSPVKVAEALHNKQALKYVIPPICNPDSYNGECHVNYIRKMQASFSWDWGPAFPSMGIWKSVEIIPINEIYITDVTTDIHKEGKFWNVIITLFLETTSRSNTTCHISSILNIDEQSNIHNTSNINLQTDTKSTILLKVPTNLVHEWWPNGYGNQILYSLTVTAVTSTNVKQKTMRIGFRTVELVQKTLKQGLSFYFQINNIPIFAKGSNFIPASIFPELTTKTDTIKHLLTSAKEANMNMLRVWGGGLYESELFYNIADEYGIMIWQDFMFACGMYPTTKDFLESVKKEVIQNVQRLKNHPSIVLWAGNNENEAALYGNWYGTGTKQIYKTDYIKLYVDLIKKEVEQLDSTRPFVISSPSNGLYTEKYNYIGKDPYSKLFGDVHYYNYFNNGWDMNQYPRARFSSEYGFQSLPSIYTMLPVTRTITDLDIDSNFFKHRQHLPLGTVYLKNLISKNLKLPDTQDSLRRFENYIYLSQINQAVSVKIQTEFYRQSKSDLNEIGEGMTMGALYWQLNDVWQAPSWSSIDFDGRWKMLHYYAMEFFAPIIVTYYINNMQLLIYIVSDMTYSIKNATLEVNLYAWNSIKPVQSYVHPNIIIEPNTVTKIHNNLLEYSWIFNSTTLNECQSNFSTKSNCITTLTLRDKTGIPIAPKNYIYPSNALKNIALPIANVSVKVNDNHLPGRYFNYPDIELELITNNIALFVWLEVGNVCGRFSENGFHMFENKKNVTFHACESITPKVLRKSLKVTTLSGIY; translated from the exons TTGGAGATACAAGAACACAATGATGCAACTCAGTCGATACACTCTTATAAACCTAACCATACATCACCAATACATGAAAGAACATCTTCACATGGATGTAGCAATTCTGATCTTGCCGCTGCTATTGCTGATTCAAGAAACCCTATATACAGAGGGAAAAAATTTGATAGCAAAGATACATTTATTAGATTACAAGACAATTCAAATATCCGAGATAATTATTCTCATAGCACgagtaaatatatttctttaaaatcaaaaaattctttacaAGATTCAGATATTATAAATAGCGCAGAAACAAAAATGGACACAAATTCTGAATGTGATCAAAAATTGGATCGATGGCAAATTAATCCACTTGATTCTTGTGTTAGTGAAAACGATGTGCCTTTGCAAGAGCCAAATCGGCCAGTAGTTGAAGATCGCATGCCATTTAGATTATGCAAAGATGCACAAACACCTGAGACGCTTGAGAAGTTACTGCCTGaattaaacttttatttgaaacaaacaGCAGAGTTGTGGCATAGTTGGCACCGTACTACCGATACTAAGTTTCAATGGGGGTCACCCATTCAG GTGGGTCTTGCTAAAGATAATTTggataaaaaattagtaaaagATATTAAGACTGATCAGAATCAGATGGAATGTACAAACAAACATAGCAATGAACGACCTCATAAACGTAAATCAACTAtgattctttcttctttctctgatATAACATATTCTAGCAGTGATGAGGATCAAaatactattaaaaaaaagaaaattcagtCTCATGAAGATACAAACAGGGTATTACGTTCAAATAAAATGGTATGTAGTGCTAGATGcagtgaaaaaaataaaaatttaaaccaAGACAGTGATAGCAATCTCTTAGCAGATAATATGGAAACTGAAAATTTTAAAGCAGAATGTAAAAAAGAAtctaaagaatatttatcatCTGAATCAATTCCCTTATGTCCAAAAAAAGTACCTCACAATGTTAGAAGAAGTATTACTAAAAGGAGAGAACATGTTATTAATATGTCTTCTAGCAGTCCATTAGCACATAGTAGcaatgaaaaacaaaatgcaataactttaatatctaaaaataaaagtagtaTTCTCACTGATGAAAAAATTCTCATAGAATTAGAAAATGATAATGCTAACGACAATGTTAAAACAATGTTTGAGAGTACAGAAACTAAACCATTACCAAAGAAAGGTTTTTCAAGTAGAATAAACAATGTATATGTTTCTTTGGAAAAACTTCAgcttaaaaaacgaaaaaggcatgaaattgaaaaggaagaagctgagaaaaaggaagctgaccaaaagaaaaagaaagaagaattttataagaaaCAATTAGAAGGGAggcaaagaagagaaaagcaaagagaagaagaggaaaagcataaagaaggaaaaacCAAAAAGTGGAATACTATAGTAGACGTGAgatctttaaaaaaaactaACAAAGATGAAGAAAGATTACGGGGTTTAAATAGACAAAACAAGTGTACAACATCAGTAGAGGATAACATGTTGTCCAAG GACGATAGTACTTCTGTATCTAGAGAAATGGAGATAACAGAGAATAATCTCacaaattatgtaaattgcCCCATTTGTAATAAATCTTTTCCAAGTGATAAAATAGAAACACATGCTGCTGGATGTGAACAATATATATCTGATAAtgaatatgaaaatgatttatatatagTGGAAAATAAATCATCACCAATAAGCATTAACAATACTGAAATTCTTGAATGTGGTGTttgttcaaaatataaaaccaCTAACGGAATACATTATGAAGATCATGTTAATAGTTGCTTACAAAGACAGCATGAAGAAGAATCgtcaaatg GTAAAATTACGACCAATAAACATGAACATg aAATCATATTTCCTGCAACTGTACCAGGAGGAATTTATACAGATTTGAGCAAGGCACATATTAtaccaaataattttaatgaaaataatgatGTAACTAATCGATGGGTTGGTAATCAATCAGTTACTTACACTAGAGGTTTTTATG taAACAATAGCTTATTAAATGCACCTAAAGTAGTATTAATTTTCCATGGTGTAGATACATTTGCTACAATCTTTTTAAATGCACAAAAAGTTGGAGAAACGTCAAATATGTTTTTAAGATATACATTTGATGTAACAAAATACTTAGAA aaaggagaaaatttattggaagtttctttttcttcccctGTTAAAGTAGCTGAGGCCTTACACAATAAACAAGCATTGAAGTATGTTATTCCTCCAATATGCAATCCAGATAGTTACAATGGAGAATGTcatgtaaattatataagaaaaatgCAAGCAAGTTTTTCTTGGGATTGGGGTCCAGCTTTTCCATCAATGGGTATTTG gaaaagtgtagaaataattcccataaatgaaatttatattacggATGTTACAACAGATATTcataaagaaggaaaattttGGAATGTTATAATCACATTATTTCTTGAAACTACCTCACGAAGTAACACAACTTGTCATATCTCATCTATTCTTAATATTGATGAACAatcaaatattcataataccagcaatattaatttacaaacaGACACAAAAAGTACTATACTTCTTAAAGTACCTACA aaCCTTGTACATGAATGGTGGCCGAATGGTTATGGCAATCAAATTCTTTACTCATTAACTGTAACTGCAGTTACTTCTACTAATGTTAAGCAGAAAACTATGCGCATTGGTTTTAGAACAGTAGAGCTTGTACAAAAGACTTTGAAACAAGGATTAAGCttttattttcagataaataatattccaatatttGCGAAGGGTAGTAATTTCATTCCAGCTAGTATTTTTCCTGAGTTAACTACTAAGACAGATACAATTAAACACTTATTAACATCTGCCAAGGAAGCAAACATGAATATGCTTAGAGTATGGGGTGGTGGACTTTATGAatctgaattattttataatatagctGATGAATATGGAATCATGATTTGGCAAGATTTCATGTTTGCATGTGGAATGTACCCTACTACAAAAGACTTTCTTGAATCAGTTAAGAAGGAAGTAATACAAAATGtacaaagattaaaaaatcatcCTAGTATTGTTCTCTGGGctggaaataatgaaaatgaagCAGCTCTATATGGAAATTGGTATGGAACTGGAactaaacaaatatataaaactgatTATATCAAACTTTATGTAGACTTAATTAAGAAAGAAGTAGAACAACTTGATTCCACACGACCTTTTGTAATATCTAGTCCTAGTAATGGATTGTATAcagagaaatataattatattggaAAAGATCCATATTCAAAGTTATTTGGAGAtg ttcATTATTAcaactattttaataatgGATGGGATATGAACCAATATCCTCGTGCAAGGTTTTCATCTGAATATGGGTTTCAATCGCTACCGTCAATTTATACTATGTTGCCGGTTACAAGAACTATTACTGATTTAGATATAGACAGCAACTTCTTTAAACATCGTCAACATTTACCATTAGGAACAGtatatttgaagaatcttatttcaaaaaatttaaaattacctGACACTCAAGATAGtctaagaagatttgaaaattatatatatttaagccAAATTAATCAGGCTGTTTCGGTAAAAATACAAACAGAGTTTTATCGGCAATCAAAGTCGGATTTAAACGAAATAGGAGAGGGAATGACAATGGGTGCTTTATATTGGCAATTAAATGATGTTTGGCAAGCTCCATCTTGGTCTTCCATAG attttgATGGACGATGGAAAATGCTTCATTACTATGCTATGGAATTTTTTGCACCTATTATAGTTACATACTATATCAATAATATGCAACTTTTAATCTATATTGTCTCTGATATGacatattcaataaaaaatgcTACTTTAGAAGTGAATCTTTATGCATGGAATAGCATAAAACCTGTACAATCATATGTTCATcctaatataattatt gAACCAAATACAGTAactaaaattcataataatttactaGAATATTCAtggatttttaattctacaaCACTTAATGAATGTCAATCTAACTTTAGTACTAAAAGTAATTGTATTACAACACTCACCTTGAGAGATAAAACTGGAATTCCAATAGCAccaaaaaattacatatatccaAGCAATGCTCTGAAGAACATTGCATTACCAATTGCAAATGTTTCT gTAAAAGTAAATGATAATCATTTACCtggaagatattttaattatccaGATATTGAACttgaattaataacaaataatatagcactttttGTATGGCTAGAAGTTGGTAATGTTTGTGGTCGTTTCTCAGAAAATGGTTTCCATATgtttgaaaataagaaaaatgttacTTTCCATGCATGTGAATCTATCACACCAAAAGTGCTAAGAAAATCTTTGAAAGTTACTACACTTTCtggtatttattaa